A part of Acidobacteriota bacterium genomic DNA contains:
- a CDS encoding tetratricopeptide repeat protein, protein MKRSLVLAALIALVASCAKSPQEQQQSLLDEGTKQIEKYQFAEADETFSRLTADFPASPAGRYGSGLALESQFLFYDALQVYMAVIEVAPSYAPAHAAAARVYLRLGKAEHAVRKYAAAAALPGCDPLVRGRRVAALIRIRDFDAAEEALRGAVASGLGEGPVDILTARLQVHRQQRDSAAATFEQALAAGVETPEFYVLAAEYCEDRGLVDSAMMFSAKSLEAGKPGFERRQDHFFRCLEHRYLYDARRLMQPVAAQDHTGSVISVMRMHYYWSEGDSHAAEKATARFWQLHDGRISPIIYDMKTRWMISDMMTCIGDLDMARSNVGRSDYVQSFRDFMNDEIELVGQIIPDLPSSPVMMRGTQGFKKGEKEFWLADLFMLRRNRMMKEFNARVDSLLAEHGSDPSWLTGLADVCARRLSALYDDAEQYYRRALQHDPYYRPALEGWVDMYQRRQMFAQARDVMKNHAPLVDAYPDLLLRQAAILARTGDLEAAKEKFRANYMHDRGDLAWYVDFADALARKDDLQGAAEVITLAVQANTENPDAYVAAGRWQADRGEYDTALVLADKGLALELENAAAGAIRAWSLCGLGETERAGEEFEQLLKSARGNVDVNTYYSRCLASTATDFRKAENLARTAVFLDGGSLASLMNLCHVYLQSDKIDFMRGEASRASHSYADSPDAYYYIGLADFRNGKPAARENLEKAIDLGLWGEKLVQAEDMLAKL, encoded by the coding sequence ATGAAGAGATCGCTCGTTCTCGCCGCCCTGATCGCTCTGGTGGCGAGTTGTGCCAAGTCCCCGCAGGAGCAGCAGCAGTCCCTCCTTGATGAGGGAACGAAGCAGATTGAGAAATATCAGTTTGCCGAAGCCGATGAGACATTCAGCAGGCTTACGGCTGATTTCCCTGCGTCGCCGGCAGGCCGGTACGGATCCGGGCTGGCCCTGGAGAGCCAGTTCCTGTTCTATGATGCTTTACAGGTTTATATGGCCGTCATCGAGGTGGCCCCCTCATATGCGCCCGCCCATGCGGCGGCGGCTCGCGTGTACCTGCGGCTGGGCAAGGCGGAGCATGCTGTCCGGAAATACGCGGCGGCCGCGGCCCTTCCGGGCTGCGATCCGCTCGTCCGCGGTCGGCGGGTGGCCGCGCTGATCCGAATCAGAGACTTTGACGCCGCGGAGGAGGCGTTGCGCGGCGCGGTGGCCTCCGGGCTGGGCGAAGGGCCGGTCGACATACTTACTGCCCGTCTTCAGGTGCATCGCCAGCAGCGAGATTCCGCTGCCGCGACGTTTGAGCAGGCGCTTGCCGCCGGAGTAGAGACGCCGGAGTTTTACGTCCTTGCCGCCGAGTATTGCGAGGACCGGGGTCTGGTGGATTCGGCCATGATGTTCAGCGCGAAATCGCTTGAGGCAGGTAAACCGGGTTTCGAGCGCCGCCAGGATCATTTCTTCCGATGCCTGGAGCACCGGTACCTGTATGATGCCCGCCGGTTGATGCAGCCGGTGGCGGCTCAGGATCACACCGGCTCGGTAATCTCCGTCATGCGGATGCACTACTACTGGTCCGAGGGGGACAGCCACGCGGCCGAGAAAGCGACCGCCAGGTTCTGGCAGCTCCACGATGGCAGGATCAGCCCCATCATTTACGACATGAAGACTCGCTGGATGATATCTGACATGATGACGTGTATAGGTGACCTGGACATGGCTCGTTCCAACGTGGGTCGGTCCGATTACGTTCAGTCGTTTCGGGACTTCATGAACGATGAAATCGAGTTGGTGGGGCAGATCATCCCTGATCTTCCATCGTCGCCGGTGATGATGCGCGGTACCCAGGGTTTCAAAAAAGGGGAGAAGGAATTCTGGCTGGCCGATCTTTTCATGTTGCGCCGCAACCGCATGATGAAGGAGTTCAATGCAAGGGTTGACTCGCTGTTGGCCGAGCACGGCAGCGACCCATCGTGGCTGACCGGGCTGGCGGACGTCTGTGCTCGAAGGCTGTCCGCCCTGTACGACGACGCTGAGCAGTACTACCGCCGGGCGTTGCAGCACGACCCTTACTACCGGCCGGCGCTGGAGGGCTGGGTCGACATGTACCAGCGGCGCCAGATGTTTGCGCAGGCGCGGGACGTCATGAAAAACCATGCCCCTCTGGTCGATGCGTATCCGGATCTGCTCCTGCGGCAGGCCGCCATACTGGCTCGAACCGGTGACCTTGAGGCCGCAAAAGAGAAGTTCAGGGCAAATTACATGCATGACCGGGGCGACCTGGCATGGTACGTAGATTTTGCCGACGCCCTGGCGAGGAAGGACGACCTTCAGGGCGCGGCGGAGGTCATAACGCTGGCCGTCCAGGCAAATACGGAAAACCCCGACGCATACGTAGCCGCGGGCAGGTGGCAGGCTGACCGCGGTGAGTACGACACGGCCCTGGTGCTGGCCGACAAAGGTCTGGCTCTCGAACTGGAAAACGCCGCCGCCGGGGCGATCAGAGCCTGGTCCCTCTGCGGGCTGGGCGAAACTGAGAGAGCCGGGGAGGAATTCGAGCAGCTGCTGAAATCGGCGCGCGGAAACGTGGATGTCAACACGTACTACTCGCGGTGTCTCGCCTCCACGGCGACCGATTTTCGCAAGGCGGAAAATCTTGCGCGCACGGCCGTCTTTCTCGACGGTGGCTCTCTGGCCTCACTGATGAACCTGTGCCACGTCTACCTGCAGAGCGACAAGATCGACTTCATGCGGGGCGAAGCCAGCCGCGCCAGCCATTCGTACGCCGACAGTCCGGACGCCTACTACTACATCGGGCTGGCCGATTTCAGGAACGGCAAACCGGCGGCCCGGGAGAACCTCGAGAAAGCAATCGACCTCGGGCTCTGGGGAGAAAAGCTCGTGCAGGCCGAAGACATGCTGGCTAAACTGTAA
- a CDS encoding SDR family NAD(P)-dependent oxidoreductase gives MPISEKKVLITGADGFIGSHLAELLVRRGAEVRAMIWYNAFGHAGWLDQTEPALREKIRIVPGDIRDPDVVSDATAGADIVFHLASLVAIPYSYRSPDSYVDTNVRGTLNVLQAARRHGVAQVIHTSTSEVYGNAQYVPIDENHPLVGQSPYAATKIAADQLAVSFHCSFGLPVTILRPFNTYGPRQSARAVIPTIIVQLLAGKRVIKLGNVVPKRDFTYVDDVVEGFLAAAGKDRTVGEVIQLGSETEISIGDLAQKIADLMEVKATIETDPQRVRPEAGEVQRLLCKRSEAERLLGWAPTVPLEAGLRRTIRWLADHRDLPGYMADQYVI, from the coding sequence ATGCCGATCAGCGAGAAGAAGGTGCTTATCACGGGGGCGGACGGATTTATCGGGTCTCATCTGGCTGAACTGCTGGTGCGGCGCGGTGCCGAAGTCCGGGCCATGATCTGGTACAATGCGTTCGGTCACGCGGGCTGGCTGGATCAGACCGAGCCCGCCCTGAGGGAAAAAATCCGGATAGTCCCGGGCGATATCCGTGATCCGGACGTTGTCTCGGATGCAACGGCCGGCGCCGATATTGTCTTCCACCTCGCCTCGCTGGTGGCCATCCCGTACTCCTACCGGTCACCGGACAGCTACGTTGACACCAACGTCAGGGGGACGCTTAACGTGCTCCAGGCGGCCCGCCGCCATGGCGTTGCCCAGGTGATTCACACGTCGACGTCGGAAGTATACGGCAACGCGCAGTACGTGCCGATCGACGAGAACCATCCCCTCGTGGGGCAGTCCCCGTACGCGGCTACGAAGATAGCGGCCGACCAGCTTGCAGTTTCCTTTCACTGCTCGTTCGGCCTGCCGGTGACGATTCTCCGCCCGTTCAACACGTACGGACCCCGCCAGTCGGCGCGTGCGGTCATTCCGACCATCATCGTCCAACTGCTGGCCGGTAAGCGCGTGATCAAACTCGGCAACGTCGTCCCGAAGCGAGACTTTACGTACGTCGATGACGTTGTCGAAGGATTTCTCGCCGCCGCCGGGAAGGATCGCACGGTCGGTGAAGTAATACAGCTCGGTTCGGAGACGGAGATCTCCATCGGTGACCTGGCGCAGAAGATCGCGGACCTGATGGAGGTGAAGGCAACAATCGAGACCGATCCACAACGGGTCAGGCCCGAGGCCGGAGAGGTTCAGCGGCTGCTGTGCAAGCGCTCAGAGGCCGAACGGCTGCTCGGGTGGGCGCCGACGGTGCCGCTCGAGGCGGGACTTCGCCGAACGATTCGGTGGCTGGCCGACCATCGGGATCTACCCGGCTACATGGCTGATCAGTACGTGATATAG